Part of the Desulforegula conservatrix Mb1Pa genome is shown below.
AAAATATAAATGGCAATCTACCGACTAAGCTCACAAATAATAAGCAGAACAACAGGCAGAACAGTTACCGGAGCTGCGGCTTATAGAGCAGGCGAAAAAATCCTTGATGAAAGAATGAACCAAACATGGGATTTCACCAAAAAGAAAGGGATTGACCACACAGAAATACTGTCTCCTGAAAATGCGCCTGAATGGGCCTATGATCGTGAAACGCTATGGAATAAAGTTGAAAAAGCGGAAAAGAGAGACGATGCCCAGCTTGCAAGAGAAATTCAGATTGCCCTGCCGGTTGAACTCACGTCAGAACAGAAAAAAAATCTGATTAAAGAATTTGCAAAAGATAATTTTGTAGAAAAAGGCATGATTGCCGATATTTGTATTCACGATATCAGCGGAGAAAATCCTCACGCACATATAATGCTTACAATGAGGGATCTCAAAGCTGAAGGATTCGGAAACAAGAATCGTGACTGGAACAAGAAAGAACACCTTCTTGGATGGCGGGAAAACTGGGCAAAACTTGCAAACGATCATCTGGCTCTTGCAGGACATGACATTTCGATTGACCATCGCAGCTATGAAAAGATGGGAATACCTCTTGAGGCTCAAAAAAAGATAGGGCCGTTAAAGCACATAAGCAAGGAGGACAGGGCCGAAACAGACCGGATGCAGGAATATCTTGAGACTTGCAGAAGGAATGGAGAAAAAATTAAGGCCAATCCTGAAATTGCAACCGATCTTTTCAGCCGCAAGCAGGCCGTCTTCACAGAAAACGATATTCTTCGCCTTGCAAACACCTACAGCGCAGACAAAGAGCAGTTTAACGAAGTTGTTTCCGCAATAAAAAAATCTCGTGATCTCGTTTTACTCGGAGCCGGAGAACACGGCAAAGAGCGTTACACAACACGCCAGACCCTCGAAGCAGAAAATTCCATGCTATCTAAATCAGAGAACATGGCAAAGGCTCATAATCACAAAGTAAGAGAAAAATATCAGAAGCAGGCCAAAGCCAGCCGCACACTGTCACCTGAACAGGTGAACGCTTTTGATCATATCTTTGCAAGCGGGGATATGTGCTGCGTGGTAGGATACGCGGGAACAGGCAAGAGCTATATGCTCGATGCAGTTCGTGAAGCCTATGAAGCAGGAGGATATAGTGTAACAGGAGCGGCACTCGCTGGAATAGCGGCCCAGGGGCTTTTCGAGTCTTCAGGAATACCAAGCCAAACCATAGCGAGAAGACTTCTTGACCAGGAGCAAGGCAGAAGCGAGCTAACAAGCAAGCATGTTCTGGTAATTGACGAAGCGGGAATGGTCGGAACACGCCAGATGAACGCCCTTATCTCACATGCCCATGAAAAGGGCGCAAAAGTTATTCTTGTCGGAGACGGGATGCAGTTGCAGCCCATAGAGGCCGGAGGAGCTTTTAGAGGGATTTATTCCAGAACCGAAGGCGTTAACCTGACAGAAATCCGAAGACAGAAAGAAGACTGGCAGAAGGAAGCCACAAAATACTTTGAGGAAGGCAAATCAAAGACCGCTCTGGATCTCTACGAGTTATCTGGAAAGATTCGACAGGACGCTACGCACGATAAGTCCATCCGGCAATTGACAGGCGAATGGAGCAACCATGTTATCAAAACCAAGGGCATTGATTCAAGCATGATGATGGCCTACCGGAACAAGGATGTCGAAGATCTGAACAATCTTGGCAGACAAGCCATGATCAAGGCTGGTTTTGTACGCGGGGAAGGCAAAAGCTTTGAAACGACCAAGGGATTAAAAAAGTTTGCCGAAGGAGACAGGATTCTTTTTCTGAAGAATGACAGGTTTATGGGGGTCAATAATGGCAACAGGGGAACTGTAGAAAAGATCAGCGGAAATGATTTTCTTGTCCGGATGGACAACAAGGAGAAGATAGCCTTTGACGCTTCCCAGTACCAGCATTTCAATCATGGGTACGCCGCCACGGTTCACAAGCTCCAGGGCGCGACGATAAAGCATAGCTTTGTCCTTGCTGACAGCTATTTTGACCAACATTCGATTTTAACCGCAATGTCAAGGCACACGGATGATGCCCAATTATATTACAGCCTGGAGCGGTTTCAGGAAGGTTTTCAGGAATTACGAAGAGTCATTGGACGGAAAAAACCCAAAGATCTGGCTATTGATTTTGCGGTCAAGCGGGGGATAGATCCTTCGTCATTCCAGGACAATCCGAAAGGCAAGGACACTTTAGCCGATATTTTGCAAAAGAAGGCTGAAAACTTCGTAGAGTTTTTCACGGACATATTCAGGAGCAATTCGGAAATAAAGCTTCGGGAGGATGTTCAGGCAAAAAGAAAAAAAGAGCTTGATGATAATTATGAAATGGCAAACAGACCGTCAGACCCTGCCAAAGAACTAATAAAATTTAAAAACATGATGGCTGATATTCACGGGGGGACGGATAAACAACGAAGAGAAATGGTTCTCGAAACAATAGACGAGCTTATATCCAAAGGCGTGATTGATTATCCACACAAGCAAGGATCTCTTTCTGCGGATAAATCCCAGGAAGAAAAATCAAAGGCTCGTGCGGTAGAAACAGAGAAACCTAAATTTGAAAGAATAATAGCGTATCCTGAAATATCAGAACAAAACCCACAAAAATCAATGGAAATAAAGAGCAGTCAAAAGACAGCCGCACCAAAATCAAAAATGATCCTGGAAGTTTATGAATCACAGGAGCAGTCATTCAAGGCTCGTGCTTCGGAAATAGAAAATCAGAAACAGAAAACAAAGGAGCCTGTCACTATTCCTGTATCTGCTCCAAAAAAGGAAAAGACCAAAGAGAAAAAACAGGCAGAAATCCACAAATCAAAAGGCAGAGATATTGAGATGGAACGATGAGTGAAAATGAAGATACAAAAATATCAAAAAATGAAATCAGGGAAATAAAACAGCAACTATCTAAAATCCAAACGATATTGGAGTCAGACGCTTTTAATGAAAAACTGGATTTTATAGAAACCCATAATAAAATTATAAAATCGCTGTCTGAAGCGGAAAAAGGCCACGCCAAAACTCTAAACAGCTTCCTGGAGGAGCTTCAGAAAAGAATAGTAACAATCAATGAGCTGAATATTAAGCTCAGTCATACCAGTACAATCGCAAATGATCTTAATTCCAGGTTT
Proteins encoded:
- the traA gene encoding Ti-type conjugative transfer relaxase TraA, with product MAIYRLSSQIISRTTGRTVTGAAAYRAGEKILDERMNQTWDFTKKKGIDHTEILSPENAPEWAYDRETLWNKVEKAEKRDDAQLAREIQIALPVELTSEQKKNLIKEFAKDNFVEKGMIADICIHDISGENPHAHIMLTMRDLKAEGFGNKNRDWNKKEHLLGWRENWAKLANDHLALAGHDISIDHRSYEKMGIPLEAQKKIGPLKHISKEDRAETDRMQEYLETCRRNGEKIKANPEIATDLFSRKQAVFTENDILRLANTYSADKEQFNEVVSAIKKSRDLVLLGAGEHGKERYTTRQTLEAENSMLSKSENMAKAHNHKVREKYQKQAKASRTLSPEQVNAFDHIFASGDMCCVVGYAGTGKSYMLDAVREAYEAGGYSVTGAALAGIAAQGLFESSGIPSQTIARRLLDQEQGRSELTSKHVLVIDEAGMVGTRQMNALISHAHEKGAKVILVGDGMQLQPIEAGGAFRGIYSRTEGVNLTEIRRQKEDWQKEATKYFEEGKSKTALDLYELSGKIRQDATHDKSIRQLTGEWSNHVIKTKGIDSSMMMAYRNKDVEDLNNLGRQAMIKAGFVRGEGKSFETTKGLKKFAEGDRILFLKNDRFMGVNNGNRGTVEKISGNDFLVRMDNKEKIAFDASQYQHFNHGYAATVHKLQGATIKHSFVLADSYFDQHSILTAMSRHTDDAQLYYSLERFQEGFQELRRVIGRKKPKDLAIDFAVKRGIDPSSFQDNPKGKDTLADILQKKAENFVEFFTDIFRSNSEIKLREDVQAKRKKELDDNYEMANRPSDPAKELIKFKNMMADIHGGTDKQRREMVLETIDELISKGVIDYPHKQGSLSADKSQEEKSKARAVETEKPKFERIIAYPEISEQNPQKSMEIKSSQKTAAPKSKMILEVYESQEQSFKARASEIENQKQKTKEPVTIPVSAPKKEKTKEKKQAEIHKSKGRDIEMER